CGTACCCGGAAGGGCTCTACACGGCGCTTCTGGCCAGAATCAGGGCCGATCAGGATGTCAATCCGGTGCAGGCCGCAATGATCAAAGCCTGCCTAGTCAGACGGGATCGGCTGTCAGGGAAAACTGCAAAGGAGGGGAGTCACACTGTGAGCCTGAACGAACAATGCACAGATTCCGCCTACCTTCTCGGCAGGTTGTTCGCGTGGCTTGAGAGGGTTCAGGCAAACGCGGTCGCAAAGGGAAACCCGGAAGCGAAGCTACAGTCCACAATCAGAGACCGCTACTTCGGCTCGGCGTCCGCAACGCCAAGGAGCGTCTTCCCGGTGCTCCTTCGCTTGGCCCAACATCACATTGCCAAAGCCGACTACGGCGAGTATGCAGACAAGCAGATCGAAGGCATCATCGGTTCGCTCGACGGATTCCCGGCTTATCTTGACCTTGAGCAGCAGGGTGAATTCATACTCGGCTACTATCACCAGCGTCAAGCCTTCTACGAGAAGAAACCCGCCGCAACCGGTTCTGCCAATGTCTCTGTGAAGGAGGAGCAGCAATGAGCAAGACAGTAGACAGGCGCTATGAGTTTGTTCTTTTCTTCGACGTTGAGAACGGCAATCCCAACGGCGACCCCGATGCCGGCAACATGCCGCGCATAGATCCCGAGACCAGCCACGGCCTGGTAACGGACGTGTGCTTGAAGCGCAAGATCCGCAATTACGTTGAACTCACCCGGGGCGGGCAGGAGGGCTTCGAGATCTATGTCAAGGAGGGAGTAGTTCTCAATACGCAGCATCGAAGGGCGTACACCGATCAGAACATCGAACCAGTATCAAAGAAGCTTGCCAACAATGAACTTACCAAGTTCATGTGTGAGCACTTCTACGATATACGCACGTTCGGAGCGGTGATGACCACCGAAGTCAACTGCGGCCAGGTGCGAGGGCCGGTCCAGCTCAACTTCGCTCGGAGCATCGATCCGATTGTGCCTCAGGAAGTAACTATCACCAGAGTGGCAGTGACGAGCGAAAAGGACGCGGAGCGAAAGGAACACGAGATGGGGCGCAAGCACATCGTTCCATACGCTCTCTACCGCTCGGAGGGTTATGTGTCCGCCCCGCTTGCTGAGCGAACCGGGTTCTCTGAAGAGGATCTGAGCCTGCTGTGGGAAGCGCTCATCAACATGTTCGACCACGATCACTCGGCCGCAAGAGGGAAGATGGCGTCACGTAGGCTGTATGCATTCGAGCACGAAAGCAGAATCGGCAATGCTCCCGCCCATAAGCTGTTCGACTGCATCACCGCTGCGAGGCGCGATTCCACCGCCCCGGCACGTAAGTTCGATGATTACGAAGTGAAGGTGAATGAGGCCGGGGCGCCAAGTGGGGTCAGACTGCTCACGCTGATATGACGAAGGAAGGCTACGATGAGGACAGCCTGCTGCCGCTCTCCGGAATCCAGCACATCGCTTTCTGCGAGCGGCAGTGGGCGCTCATACATATCGAAAGGCAATGGCTCGACAACGTCAGGACCGTTGAAGGGCACTTCATGCATGAGCGCGCCCACGATTCTGCACTTTACGAGGAC
This window of the Clostridia bacterium genome carries:
- the cas7c gene encoding type I-C CRISPR-associated protein Cas7/Csd2, translating into MSKTVDRRYEFVLFFDVENGNPNGDPDAGNMPRIDPETSHGLVTDVCLKRKIRNYVELTRGGQEGFEIYVKEGVVLNTQHRRAYTDQNIEPVSKKLANNELTKFMCEHFYDIRTFGAVMTTEVNCGQVRGPVQLNFARSIDPIVPQEVTITRVAVTSEKDAERKEHEMGRKHIVPYALYRSEGYVSAPLAERTGFSEEDLSLLWEALINMFDHDHSAARGKMASRRLYAFEHESRIGNAPAHKLFDCITAARRDSTAPARKFDDYEVKVNEAGAPSGVRLLTLI